A region of Catenibacterium mitsuokai DNA encodes the following proteins:
- a CDS encoding SpaA isopeptide-forming pilin-related protein, with product MKFRRLFKKAAVALMAAVTALSVLPATTAFAAGDIGTISFTHTYDSSGNTMRYNSSAVFDGYTAGGTGKYKYRMFVDGENAFCIQPGVPLKTGNTLKKASSDTWNALSTNQKKAVGLALLYGYQGNRSHLSGSDDEKWLATQTLVWEFVTGCREATGSYQQNSTKAYSLHFGSNYPNSGAKAAYDQIVSLLSEHNTIPSFMSGGKNDITKELAYKDGKYSITLTDKNSVLSDYSFSSSDGNVKVSRSGDKLTISSAVAVSGSVRITAKRNGVPTVSDSAKMIAYGDPNLQDLVTGVENADTVVAYLNIETPTGTIALKKTSEDGVVGGIQFNIKGDNFNKTVTTDKDGNITVEGLFPATYTITEQSIDRYEPQKSQTVTLIGGKTTTVNFNNTLKRGSLEVIKNSEDNLVEGVKFHLYGTSLSGLPVDEYAVTDAKGVAKFSDVLISGDTPYVVEEVDTAIRYVVPASQTAPIEWEKVTSRTFVNVLKKFNVTVTKSDVETGTEQGDASLAGAVYGIYKGEELIDTYATDNNGQFTTEYYVCGDDWTIREISPSEGYLLDPTIHKVGAEPELYTVEYNSTANDVNEQVIKGNIAIIKHTDDGETQIETPEVGATFEVYLKSAGSFENAKETERDVLTCDENGFAQTKDMPYGIYTVHQTSGWDGRELMKDFDVFISADGQTYRFLINNANFESYIKIVKKDAETGNTIPYAGAGFQLYDPNGNLITMTFTYPEVTTIDTFYTTADGYLITPQTLEYGKGYSLVEVQAPYGYVLDSEPVYFDVEQSDSTEESGITVIEVVRSNLAQKGTITVSKSGEVFSSVSENNGLYQPIFAVSGLEGAVYEITAAEDIYTLDGTLRASKGEVVDTVTTGADGTAKSKELYLGKYEVKEITAPFGMVLNDEIHSVELVYAGQNMAVTETATSFYNERQRVGIDLTKSLEVDKNYGIDNNGEIFDVTFGLYAEKDIVAADGTVIPADGLIEIISFDENGYGKAATDLPFGSYYVKEISTNSAYIISDQKYPVTFEYQGQDTATVHITANDGEAIENKLIYGSVSGKKSDEDGKALGGAVIGIFKAGTEEFTKENAIQTTTSKDDGSFSFAKVPYGTWIIREIESPKGFVLSEEEIAVTIGKVDEVVEIELINYFIKGSIELTKVDKDYPDNKLSGAVFEVFADTNGNGEFDKDDELLGEMTELDGGIYQMKELRYGKYFVREKAAPTGFVLDENVYTVSIEENGKTYVVENEAGKGFVNAAQTGSLKIVKTSSDGKVEGFSFRVTGVNGYDKTFTTDRNGEIFVEDLRIGEYTVSEVSDKASAGYILPADKQLTIKVGATTIVQMHNEFRDTPKTGDDFNLGLWVSLAAVSLAGAGVLGFIGFKNRKKKED from the coding sequence TCATCTGTCGGGCAGTGATGATGAAAAATGGCTTGCGACACAGACTCTTGTATGGGAGTTTGTAACAGGCTGCCGTGAAGCCACAGGCTCATATCAGCAGAACAGTACAAAGGCATACAGCCTGCACTTCGGCTCAAATTATCCCAACAGCGGAGCAAAGGCTGCCTATGACCAGATTGTTTCGCTGCTGAGTGAGCATAACACCATTCCGAGCTTTATGTCGGGCGGTAAAAATGATATTACCAAAGAGCTTGCCTATAAGGACGGAAAGTACAGTATCACGCTGACCGATAAAAACAGTGTCCTTTCCGATTACAGCTTTTCAAGCTCTGACGGAAATGTAAAGGTGTCAAGGTCTGGCGATAAGCTGACAATCAGCTCTGCCGTTGCCGTTTCTGGCTCTGTCCGTATCACGGCAAAGCGAAACGGCGTGCCGACAGTCAGCGACAGTGCAAAGATGATTGCTTACGGCGACCCGAACTTGCAGGATTTGGTAACGGGCGTTGAGAACGCCGATACGGTTGTCGCATATCTCAATATTGAAACGCCGACAGGCACGATTGCCCTGAAAAAGACTTCCGAGGACGGCGTTGTCGGCGGTATTCAGTTTAATATCAAGGGCGATAACTTCAACAAGACCGTAACGACAGACAAAGACGGAAATATTACCGTGGAAGGCTTATTCCCTGCCACCTATACCATTACCGAACAGTCCATTGACCGTTACGAACCGCAGAAATCCCAGACTGTAACCCTTATTGGTGGAAAAACGACCACGGTAAACTTCAACAACACCTTGAAGCGTGGCTCTCTGGAGGTTATCAAAAATTCCGAGGACAATCTGGTAGAGGGTGTGAAGTTCCACCTTTACGGAACATCTTTAAGCGGCTTGCCTGTTGACGAATATGCCGTGACCGACGCAAAGGGTGTGGCGAAATTCTCTGATGTCCTTATCAGCGGAGATACGCCGTATGTGGTTGAGGAAGTGGATACGGCTATCCGCTATGTCGTTCCTGCATCCCAGACAGCACCGATTGAATGGGAAAAGGTAACGAGCCGTACCTTTGTCAATGTACTCAAAAAGTTCAATGTGACCGTGACAAAATCCGATGTGGAAACGGGAACGGAACAGGGCGACGCTTCTCTTGCAGGTGCGGTTTACGGCATTTACAAGGGCGAAGAACTGATTGACACCTACGCCACAGACAACAACGGTCAGTTTACCACAGAGTATTATGTCTGCGGTGATGACTGGACTATCCGAGAAATCAGCCCGTCCGAGGGATATTTGCTTGACCCGACCATCCACAAGGTAGGAGCAGAGCCAGAGCTTTATACCGTGGAATATAACTCTACCGCCAATGATGTAAATGAGCAGGTTATCAAAGGCAATATCGCTATTATCAAGCACACCGATGACGGCGAAACCCAAATTGAAACGCCCGAAGTCGGGGCTACCTTTGAGGTCTATCTGAAATCGGCAGGAAGCTTTGAAAATGCAAAGGAAACCGAGCGTGATGTCCTCACTTGCGATGAGAACGGCTTTGCCCAGACAAAGGATATGCCTTACGGTATCTACACCGTCCACCAGACCTCTGGTTGGGATGGGCGTGAGCTGATGAAGGACTTTGATGTGTTTATCAGTGCCGACGGTCAGACCTACCGTTTCCTAATCAACAACGCCAACTTTGAAAGCTATATCAAGATTGTCAAGAAAGATGCGGAAACAGGCAACACCATTCCGTATGCAGGTGCAGGCTTTCAGCTTTATGACCCGAATGGAAACCTCATCACAATGACATTCACTTACCCCGAAGTAACGACCATCGACACCTTTTATACCACAGCAGACGGTTATCTCATCACGCCGCAGACTTTGGAATACGGCAAGGGCTATTCTCTTGTAGAGGTGCAAGCTCCGTATGGCTATGTCTTAGATTCCGAGCCTGTCTATTTTGATGTGGAGCAATCCGATTCCACCGAAGAAAGCGGCATTACTGTCATTGAGGTGGTACGCTCCAATCTGGCACAGAAAGGCACGATTACTGTTTCCAAATCTGGCGAGGTGTTCAGCTCCGTATCCGAGAATAACGGTCTGTATCAGCCGATTTTTGCAGTAAGCGGTCTTGAGGGTGCAGTTTATGAGATTACCGCCGCCGAAGATATTTACACTTTGGACGGAACGCTCCGAGCTTCCAAAGGCGAGGTTGTGGATACCGTTACCACAGGTGCAGACGGTACGGCAAAATCAAAGGAATTATACCTCGGAAAATATGAGGTCAAGGAAATCACAGCTCCGTTTGGAATGGTGCTGAATGATGAAATCCACTCTGTCGAGCTTGTTTATGCAGGTCAGAATATGGCTGTTACCGAAACGGCAACGAGCTTCTATAACGAGCGTCAGCGTGTGGGAATCGACCTTACTAAGAGCCTTGAGGTGGATAAAAATTACGGTATCGACAATAATGGAGAAATCTTTGATGTAACCTTTGGCTTGTATGCGGAAAAGGATATTGTTGCCGCAGACGGCACGGTAATCCCTGCCGACGGCTTGATTGAGATTATCTCCTTTGACGAGAACGGCTATGGCAAGGCGGCAACCGATTTACCGTTTGGCAGCTACTATGTCAAAGAAATCTCCACCAACTCCGCATATATCATAAGCGACCAGAAATACCCTGTAACCTTTGAATATCAAGGACAGGACACTGCAACCGTCCACATCACAGCAAATGACGGCGAAGCCATTGAGAACAAACTCATTTACGGCTCTGTCAGCGGTAAGAAATCAGATGAGGACGGCAAGGCGTTAGGCGGTGCGGTCATCGGTATCTTTAAGGCAGGCACAGAGGAATTTACAAAAGAAAATGCTATCCAGACTACCACATCAAAAGATGACGGTAGTTTTTCTTTTGCCAAAGTGCCCTATGGTACTTGGATAATCCGTGAAATCGAAAGTCCGAAAGGCTTTGTACTATCCGAAGAAGAAATCGCCGTTACTATCGGCAAGGTGGACGAGGTTGTGGAAATCGAGCTTATCAACTACTTCATTAAGGGCAGCATTGAGCTGACAAAGGTGGATAAGGATTATCCAGACAACAAGCTCTCTGGTGCTGTCTTTGAGGTATTTGCCGATACCAACGGAAACGGCGAGTTTGATAAGGACGATGAGCTGCTTGGAGAAATGACCGAGCTTGACGGCGGTATCTACCAGATGAAGGAACTCCGCTACGGCAAATATTTTGTCCGTGAAAAGGCAGCTCCGACAGGCTTCGTACTTGATGAAAATGTCTATACCGTATCCATTGAGGAAAACGGCAAGACCTATGTGGTAGAAAATGAAGCAGGAAAAGGCTTTGTGAACGCCGCACAGACAGGCTCTCTCAAAATTGTCAAAACATCTTCCGACGGCAAGGTTGAGGGCTTCTCTTTCCGAGTAACAGGCGTAAACGGTTATGACAAGACCTTTACAACTGACCGAAACGGCGAAATCTTCGTTGAGGATTTGAGAATTGGCGAATACACCGTATCCGAGGTAAGCGACAAGGCTTCCGCAGGATATATTCTCCCTGCCGACAAACAGCTCACTATCAAGGTCGGTGCGACCACGATTGTCCAGATGCACAACGAGTTCAGAGATACCCCGAAAACGGGCGACGACTTTAATCTGGGCTTGTGGGTAAGCCTTGCGGCTGTTTCCCTTGCAGGTGCAGGAGTGCTTGGCTTTATCGGCTTTAAGAACAGAAAGAAAAAGGAGGATTAA
- the dcm gene encoding DNA (cytosine-5-)-methyltransferase: MNETIKFVDLFAGIGGIRKGFELACSDRGVKTECVFTSEIKPYAIKVLKQNHPNETITGDITQVDATKIPDFDFLLGGFPCQAFSAAGKRLGFEDTRGTLFFDVERIMKEKRPYGFVLENVEGLVNHDKENPKDKIGRTLTTILEHLEALGYKVSWRVLNAKYFGIPQERKRIYIVGTKKEKPNLEKFHRLDCSLADVLETGIPTMDSKFTRLLLKHYSVEELFGKAIKDKRGGNNNIHSWDIELKGSVSKEQRKLLNTMMTERRKKKWAEEYGIDWMDGMPLTIDMIRSFCDFPNLEKMLEDLVSKKYLRKEYPKRKVGNRREQDSSLPLGYNIVAGKMSFEVSKVLSPDEIAPTLVAMDMQHLFVPDGDGIRQLTLREGLRLFGYPDDYKFDVSIDEGYDLLGNTVVVPVIKAVSERVLDIYERDCLK; the protein is encoded by the coding sequence GTGAACGAAACAATTAAATTTGTCGATTTGTTTGCTGGGATAGGTGGAATACGCAAAGGTTTTGAGTTGGCGTGTTCAGACAGAGGTGTTAAAACGGAATGTGTTTTTACTTCGGAAATCAAACCGTATGCTATAAAAGTCTTAAAGCAAAATCACCCAAATGAAACGATTACGGGTGACATTACACAAGTTGATGCAACAAAAATCCCGGATTTTGATTTCTTACTTGGGGGATTTCCGTGTCAAGCGTTCTCTGCTGCGGGGAAAAGATTAGGTTTTGAGGACACGAGAGGAACATTGTTTTTTGATGTTGAACGCATTATGAAAGAAAAACGCCCCTATGGATTTGTCCTTGAAAATGTTGAAGGCCTTGTAAATCACGATAAAGAAAATCCAAAAGATAAAATCGGAAGAACTTTAACTACTATCCTTGAACATCTCGAAGCATTAGGTTACAAGGTATCTTGGAGAGTGCTTAATGCGAAATACTTTGGCATTCCACAAGAGAGAAAACGAATTTATATAGTTGGGACAAAAAAGGAAAAGCCAAATCTTGAAAAGTTTCATCGTCTGGACTGCTCTTTGGCAGATGTTTTAGAAACTGGTATTCCAACTATGGACAGTAAGTTTACAAGACTATTGTTAAAGCATTATTCAGTCGAAGAATTATTTGGAAAAGCAATTAAAGATAAGCGTGGTGGCAATAACAATATTCATAGTTGGGATATTGAACTGAAAGGCTCAGTAAGCAAAGAACAAAGAAAACTTCTCAATACTATGATGACTGAACGAAGAAAGAAAAAATGGGCAGAAGAATATGGTATTGATTGGATGGATGGTATGCCTCTAACAATTGATATGATTCGCTCGTTTTGCGACTTTCCAAACTTAGAAAAAATGTTAGAAGATCTTGTTTCAAAAAAATATCTTCGCAAAGAATATCCTAAGCGTAAGGTCGGTAATCGTAGAGAGCAAGATTCAAGTTTGCCATTAGGCTATAATATAGTTGCAGGAAAAATGTCATTTGAGGTAAGTAAAGTTTTATCGCCAGATGAAATTGCACCAACATTGGTGGCAATGGATATGCAACATTTATTTGTTCCAGACGGAGATGGTATTCGTCAACTAACGCTCAGAGAAGGCTTGAGATTATTTGGCTATCCCGATGATTACAAATTTGATGTTTCTATTGATGAGGGATATGACCTTTTAGGAAATACAGTAGTAGTTCCGGTGATTAAGGCTGTTTCTGAGAGAGTTCTTGATATATATGAAAGGGATTGTTTGAAATGA
- a CDS encoding TnpV protein, whose product MSEITYTKQGDYLIPDLTLPTEPELQLGRYAMMHRNYLEQNKRVTYLNLLTSGKLNEHLYQTEQTALQRLELLTKQLSEEQGVTEELKEKAPMQWVGMMNNIRSQAEEVILTELIYK is encoded by the coding sequence ATGAGCGAAATCACTTACACGAAACAGGGGGATTACCTTATTCCCGACCTAACATTACCGACAGAGCCAGAACTTCAGCTTGGCAGATACGCTATGATGCACAGGAATTATCTGGAGCAGAACAAGCGAGTGACTTATCTCAATCTGCTGACATCGGGCAAATTGAACGAACATCTCTACCAGACCGAACAGACCGCACTCCAGAGATTGGAGCTTCTGACGAAGCAGCTCTCCGAGGAACAGGGCGTGACGGAGGAGCTGAAAGAGAAAGCACCGATGCAGTGGGTAGGAATGATGAACAATATCCGCAGTCAAGCGGAGGAGGTCATCTTGACCGAACTGATTTACAAGTAA
- a CDS encoding AAA family ATPase: MMKQIENEINFSVPLEIIKASEIEPKEVKWLWYPYIPFGKVTLLQGDPGDGKSKLMLSIAALLSKGEPLPFIETEENEPMTIIYQTTEDDADDTVVPRFNSAKGNGENLIFIKEDEKTLSFGDNRIREAIERYNAKLLILDPLSSYIGENCSMNNANETRAEFNHLIAVAKDTGCAIVIIAHMNKMKDNNPLYRTNGSIDIAGAARSILAITRTPNKEAPAERYLVQVKSNLAPTGSAILFEVAEKGVDFISEMEMTAEEAFLSLAPQMGRPNEKEMKAKSFLIEMLQGGEMLSSDCEEKLEAAGFKKSTIKKAKKNAGVISKKKGFLWYWSLPMGDIPRE, encoded by the coding sequence ATGATGAAACAAATTGAAAATGAAATTAATTTCAGCGTACCTCTTGAAATTATCAAGGCAAGTGAAATCGAGCCGAAAGAAGTAAAATGGCTGTGGTATCCGTATATTCCGTTTGGCAAGGTTACGCTGTTGCAGGGAGATCCGGGCGATGGAAAAAGCAAGTTAATGCTTTCCATTGCCGCCCTGCTCTCAAAGGGCGAACCTCTCCCTTTTATCGAAACGGAAGAAAACGAGCCTATGACTATCATTTATCAGACAACGGAAGATGACGCAGACGATACCGTAGTACCCCGTTTCAATTCTGCCAAAGGGAACGGAGAAAATCTAATCTTCATTAAGGAAGATGAAAAGACTTTATCTTTTGGGGATAACCGTATTCGTGAAGCGATTGAAAGGTATAACGCAAAACTTTTAATCCTTGACCCGTTGAGTTCCTATATCGGAGAGAACTGCTCTATGAACAATGCCAACGAAACAAGAGCCGAGTTTAATCATCTGATAGCGGTTGCGAAAGATACGGGTTGTGCGATTGTCATTATCGCTCATATGAACAAGATGAAAGATAATAATCCACTCTACCGCACCAACGGCTCGATTGACATTGCAGGTGCTGCAAGAAGCATTCTTGCAATCACACGCACACCGAACAAGGAAGCACCTGCGGAAAGATATTTGGTGCAAGTGAAATCAAATCTCGCACCAACAGGTTCGGCAATTCTTTTTGAGGTTGCCGAGAAAGGTGTGGACTTCATTTCCGAAATGGAGATGACAGCCGAAGAAGCGTTTTTATCTCTTGCTCCACAAATGGGCAGACCGAATGAAAAAGAGATGAAAGCAAAATCATTTCTCATTGAAATGTTGCAGGGCGGAGAAATGCTTTCTTCGGATTGTGAAGAAAAACTTGAAGCCGCAGGGTTTAAGAAATCGACTATCAAAAAGGCAAAGAAAAACGCAGGAGTTATCTCCAAGAAGAAAGGTTTTCTCTGGTATTGGTCTTTGCCGATGGGCGATATACCGAGAGAATAA
- a CDS encoding TnpV protein yields MLSRYGRIRERYLKEHKRVLYYTLLTSGKLYEHLAEIDTSACDMAEYLIKEMARKQGVTEQLKAVDMMRWIGLMNNIRVCVDEIVLKDIVYS; encoded by the coding sequence TTGCTCTCAAGGTACGGAAGAATTCGAGAGCGATATTTGAAAGAACACAAGCGAGTTTTATATTACACTCTGCTGACAAGCGGAAAGTTATATGAACACCTTGCCGAGATTGACACTTCAGCTTGTGATATGGCTGAATATCTCATAAAGGAAATGGCAAGAAAGCAAGGAGTTACCGAGCAATTAAAGGCTGTGGATATGATGAGATGGATAGGATTGATGAACAATATCAGAGTTTGCGTAGATGAAATCGTATTAAAAGATATTGTGTATTCATAA
- a CDS encoding helix-turn-helix domain-containing protein, with amino-acid sequence MDLGEAIRITRQKAFYTQEDFAQKLNVALSTVNRWELNKAKPNMKAMKAIKVFCEENEQPFEFIESQWLGYSEEENK; translated from the coding sequence ATGGATTTGGGTGAGGCTATCAGAATAACAAGGCAAAAAGCCTTTTACACACAAGAAGATTTTGCACAAAAACTTAATGTTGCTTTGTCAACCGTTAATCGTTGGGAACTTAATAAAGCAAAGCCTAATATGAAGGCTATGAAGGCAATTAAAGTTTTCTGTGAAGAAAATGAGCAACCATTTGAATTTATTGAAAGTCAATGGCTTGGTTACTCAGAGGAGGAAAACAAGTGA
- a CDS encoding recombinase family protein → MSRTSRITALYERLSRDDDLTGESNSITNQKKYLEDYARKNGFENIRHFTDDGYSGVNFNRPGFQSLIKEVEAGNVETLIVKDMSRLGRNYLQVGFYTEVLFPQKNVHFLAINNSIDSNNASDNDFAPFLNIMNEWYAKDTSNKIKAIFDARMKDGKRCSGSIPYGYNRLPSNKQTLVVDPVASEVVKRIFLLANEGKSPRAIAEILTEEKVLIPAAYAKEYHPEQYNGIKFADPYIWGISAIRTILSRQEYLGHTVLRKSVSTNFKLHKRKTTDEDEQYVFYNTHEPIISQELWESVQKRKKRANRAAARGTHSNRLSGYLYCADCGRRMTLQTHYSKKDGSVQYSYRCGGYASRVNSCTSHMISADNVEALILSAVKRFSRFVLNDEQAFALELQALWNEKQEEKPKLNQSELQRCQKRYDELSTLVRGLYENLVSGLLPERQYKQLMKQYDDEQAELETKMEMMKTELAEEKVSSVDIKHFISLIHKCKNPTEISDTMLNDLVDKIVVYEAEGVGKARTQKVDIYFNYVGQVDIAYTEEELAEIKAQQEQIEQQRLAKQRKREKAYREKRKALKIAENGGEIVKTKVCPHCNKEFVPTSNRQIFCSKECCYQARQDGKKADREAEKGNHYYRQRECAVCGNSYWPTHSQQKFCSEECQRVNHNKKTLEFYHHKREKEKSQCKDLSQTKERVSDMNLSGTITTPA, encoded by the coding sequence ATGTCAAGGACTTCAAGAATTACAGCACTTTACGAGCGTTTGTCGAGAGATGATGACCTTACTGGCGAGTCAAATTCAATAACCAACCAAAAGAAATATTTGGAAGATTACGCCCGAAAAAACGGTTTTGAGAATATCCGCCATTTTACTGATGACGGATATTCGGGTGTGAATTTCAATCGCCCCGGCTTTCAATCTCTGATAAAAGAAGTTGAAGCAGGAAATGTAGAAACCTTGATTGTTAAGGATATGAGCCGATTAGGGCGAAATTATCTGCAAGTAGGGTTTTATACGGAAGTTTTGTTTCCACAGAAAAATGTCCATTTCCTTGCAATTAACAACAGTATTGACAGTAACAACGCTTCGGATAATGATTTTGCTCCGTTTTTGAATATTATGAATGAATGGTATGCCAAAGACACGAGCAATAAAATCAAGGCTATATTCGATGCTCGTATGAAAGACGGAAAGCGTTGTAGCGGTTCTATCCCTTATGGATATAACCGACTGCCGAGCAATAAACAAACGCTTGTAGTTGACCCTGTGGCTTCGGAAGTGGTAAAGCGTATCTTTCTGCTTGCAAATGAGGGCAAAAGCCCACGAGCCATAGCGGAAATACTGACCGAAGAAAAGGTTTTAATTCCTGCCGCATATGCAAAGGAATATCACCCCGAACAGTACAACGGAATTAAGTTTGCAGACCCTTATATTTGGGGCATATCTGCCATTAGAACGATTTTAAGCAGGCAAGAATATCTTGGGCATACTGTTTTAAGAAAGTCGGTCAGCACCAATTTCAAACTGCATAAGAGAAAGACTACCGATGAAGATGAGCAGTATGTGTTTTATAACACCCACGAGCCTATCATATCGCAGGAACTTTGGGAAAGCGTTCAGAAGCGAAAGAAACGAGCGAACAGAGCTGCGGCAAGAGGAACGCACAGCAACCGATTAAGCGGTTATCTGTATTGTGCCGACTGTGGCAGGAGAATGACTTTGCAAACGCATTACAGCAAGAAAGACGGTTCTGTTCAGTATTCTTACCGTTGCGGTGGGTATGCAAGCAGGGTTAATTCCTGTACTTCCCATATGATTAGTGCTGATAATGTTGAAGCCTTGATATTATCGGCAGTTAAACGCTTTTCAAGGTTTGTTCTGAATGATGAACAAGCCTTTGCCTTGGAACTGCAAGCTCTGTGGAACGAAAAGCAGGAAGAAAAGCCGAAACTTAATCAATCGGAACTGCAACGCTGTCAGAAACGCTATGATGAACTCTCCACGCTTGTTCGTGGGTTGTATGAAAATCTCGTATCAGGTTTACTGCCCGAAAGACAATACAAGCAACTGATGAAGCAGTATGACGATGAGCAGGCGGAACTGGAAACGAAAATGGAAATGATGAAAACAGAACTTGCCGAAGAAAAAGTAAGTTCCGTTGATATTAAACATTTCATTTCGCTGATACACAAATGCAAAAATCCTACGGAAATCTCCGATACGATGCTTAATGACCTTGTTGATAAGATTGTGGTTTATGAAGCAGAGGGTGTGGGAAAAGCACGAACACAAAAAGTTGATATTTATTTTAACTATGTCGGTCAAGTAGATATTGCCTACACCGAAGAAGAACTTGCCGAAATAAAAGCACAGCAAGAGCAAATTGAACAGCAACGCTTGGCAAAACAGCGTAAGCGTGAAAAAGCCTACCGAGAAAAGCGAAAGGCATTGAAAATCGCTGAAAACGGTGGTGAAATCGTTAAGACAAAGGTTTGTCCTCATTGCAACAAGGAATTTGTCCCGACAAGTAACAGACAGATTTTCTGTTCAAAGGAGTGCTGCTATCAAGCAAGACAAGACGGAAAGAAAGCCGACAGAGAAGCGGAAAAAGGCAATCATTATTATCGTCAGCGTGAATGTGCTGTGTGTGGCAATTCCTATTGGCCTACACACAGCCAGCAGAAATTCTGCTCCGAAGAATGCCAAAGGGTAAATCACAATAAGAAAACTTTGGAGTTTTACCACCATAAAAGAGAAAAGGAGAAGTCGCAATGCAAAGATTTATCACAGACGAAAGAACGGGTATCCGATATGAACTTATCGGGGACTATTACTACCCCTGCCTAA
- a CDS encoding NgoBV family restriction endonuclease translates to MKLTAQQIYDKLINEDKIKTVKGQIRFHLGDVSIIVKRKDVVGNILQEWLEGWLAARNIEFDPNPNTQMPPDVYLNPENHTENLLEIKAFNRESSPAFDIADFKAFVNELIEKPYHIDTDFLIFGYVMDEETGDVIVKDLWLKKIWEITKTMDNWPITVQYKNGILQKMRPGNWYTTRGNAHVFESMTDYLSAFEETVYQNPETRTQGAQWKNRFKRSYKNHYGVDIDFPKWDDIKGKYGRN, encoded by the coding sequence ATGAAATTAACGGCTCAACAAATTTATGACAAACTTATAAATGAGGATAAAATTAAGACGGTGAAAGGACAAATTCGCTTTCACTTGGGCGATGTTAGTATTATCGTAAAAAGGAAAGATGTTGTCGGAAATATCCTTCAAGAATGGCTTGAAGGATGGCTTGCTGCAAGAAACATAGAGTTTGACCCAAATCCAAACACTCAAATGCCACCAGATGTTTATTTGAACCCGGAAAATCACACAGAAAATCTTCTTGAAATAAAAGCGTTCAATAGAGAGTCAAGTCCTGCTTTTGATATTGCGGATTTTAAGGCTTTTGTAAACGAACTCATTGAAAAGCCATATCATATCGACACGGATTTTCTTATTTTTGGATATGTTATGGATGAAGAAACTGGAGATGTAATAGTAAAAGACCTTTGGCTCAAAAAGATATGGGAAATCACAAAAACAATGGATAATTGGCCTATTACTGTTCAATATAAAAACGGAATTTTACAAAAAATGAGACCGGGTAACTGGTACACTACAAGAGGAAACGCTCACGTTTTTGAGTCGATGACCGATTATCTGTCCGCCTTTGAGGAAACGGTATACCAGAACCCTGAAACAAGAACGCAGGGTGCACAATGGAAAAACAGATTTAAAAGAAGTTATAAAAACCACTATGGAGTAGATATTGATTTCCCCAAATGGGATGATATTAAAGGAAAATACGGCAGAAATTAA